A single genomic interval of Streptomyces sp. NBC_00663 harbors:
- a CDS encoding LpqB family beta-propeller domain-containing protein yields MGADRVGGGGRRRTPVRTAAYAVCGAVLLAGCASMPDSGDLRDVESTPRQDTQVRVFALEPRENAGAREIVDGFLEALTSDDPHFETAKKYLTADAAKAWKPESSLTVLEDGPGATPEGSNGRDATVESSFRLYGDKAATMDGQQTYAPASGSYDKVLHLIREKKSRQWRIDVPPPGVVIGKSDFLRNYTSVNKYYFASNTPSAAGGQPVAVADPVYIRKKVDPMTQTVRLLLAGPSRWLDPVVRSSFPTGTELKLKKGVTSLTPDEGNRLTVPLNARTNRVGAGRCREMAAQLLFTLRDLTPTGVKEVALQSSDGTQLCLLDESDAENAVELGVGDNEYQYFLDAKHRLVRLQSGSSSADAVAPVLGALGEGTKELRSAAVSRDERRAAGVTLDGSSLYVGSLVSGASLGEAVLHSDGKTQNDRLTTPSWDGDGNLWVADRDPDRPRLLFLKDGAGEPVEVSTPGLDGRIEAVRTAADGVRVALIVEKGGKKSLYIGRVERDDKADEGRVSVVELRSVTPQLEEVAAMSWAGDSRLVLVGREQGGVQQMAYVQVDGSTPVGSAPAALTGVKALAASEDEQLPLVAYSEEDGIVRLSAGSKWQQVVKDGTAPVYPG; encoded by the coding sequence GTGGGCGCTGACCGTGTGGGGGGCGGCGGTCGGCGTCGTACGCCGGTGCGCACGGCGGCGTACGCCGTCTGCGGTGCCGTACTGCTGGCCGGGTGCGCCTCGATGCCGGACAGCGGCGATCTGCGCGATGTGGAGTCCACGCCCAGGCAGGACACACAGGTGCGGGTCTTCGCCCTGGAGCCCCGGGAGAACGCCGGGGCCAGGGAGATCGTCGACGGCTTTCTTGAGGCGCTGACCAGCGATGATCCGCATTTCGAGACGGCTAAGAAGTATCTGACGGCCGACGCCGCGAAGGCATGGAAGCCCGAATCGTCACTCACCGTGCTCGAGGACGGGCCCGGGGCGACCCCGGAGGGTTCCAACGGACGGGACGCGACCGTGGAGTCCTCCTTCCGGCTGTACGGCGACAAGGCCGCCACCATGGACGGGCAGCAGACGTACGCGCCCGCCTCCGGCAGCTACGACAAGGTGCTGCATCTCATCCGTGAGAAGAAGAGCCGGCAGTGGCGCATCGACGTGCCGCCGCCGGGCGTCGTCATCGGCAAGTCGGACTTCCTGCGCAACTACACATCGGTCAACAAGTACTACTTCGCCTCGAACACGCCGTCCGCCGCGGGCGGTCAGCCGGTGGCCGTCGCCGACCCCGTGTACATCCGCAAGAAGGTCGACCCGATGACGCAGACGGTACGGCTGCTGCTCGCGGGCCCCTCGCGCTGGCTCGACCCGGTCGTCAGGTCGAGCTTCCCCACGGGGACGGAACTGAAGCTGAAGAAGGGCGTCACCTCGCTGACGCCCGACGAGGGCAACCGGCTCACGGTGCCGCTGAACGCCAGGACGAACCGGGTCGGCGCGGGCAGGTGCCGGGAGATGGCCGCCCAACTCCTGTTCACACTGCGGGACCTCACCCCTACCGGGGTGAAGGAGGTCGCGCTCCAGAGCTCCGACGGCACCCAGCTGTGCCTGCTCGACGAGAGCGACGCCGAGAACGCGGTGGAGCTCGGTGTGGGCGACAACGAGTACCAGTACTTCCTCGACGCCAAGCACCGGCTGGTGCGGCTCCAGAGCGGGAGCAGCAGCGCGGACGCCGTCGCGCCGGTTCTGGGCGCGCTCGGCGAGGGCACCAAGGAGCTGCGGTCGGCGGCGGTGTCCCGGGACGAGCGCCGGGCGGCCGGGGTCACGCTCGACGGAAGTTCGCTGTACGTCGGGTCGCTGGTGTCCGGTGCCTCGCTCGGCGAAGCGGTGCTGCACAGCGATGGCAAGACGCAGAACGACCGTCTCACCACGCCCAGTTGGGACGGCGACGGCAATCTGTGGGTTGCGGACCGTGATCCGGACCGTCCGCGGCTGCTGTTCCTGAAGGACGGCGCGGGCGAGCCGGTCGAGGTCTCGACTCCGGGGCTCGACGGGCGTATCGAGGCGGTGCGGACGGCCGCCGACGGGGTCCGGGTCGCGCTCATCGTGGAAAAGGGCGGCAAGAAGTCCCTCTACATCGGGCGCGTCGAACGGGACGACAAGGCGGACGAGGGTCGCGTCTCGGTCGTCGAACTCCGCTCGGTGACACCGCAGTTGGAGGAGGTCGCCGCCATGTCCTGGGCGGGTGACAGCCGGCTGGTGCTGGTGGGCCGCGAACAGGGCGGCGTGCAGCAGATGGCGTACGTCCAGGTCGACGGCTCCACGCCGGTGGGGTCGGCGCCCGCCGCGCTCACCGGGGTGAAGGCCCTGGCCGCGTCCGAGGACGAGCAACTGCCGCTGGTCGCTTACTCGGAGGAGGACGGCATCGTCCGGCTCTCGGCGGGGTCGAAGTGGCAGCAGGTGGTCAAGGACGGGACGGCGCCGGTTTATCCGGGATAG
- a CDS encoding response regulator transcription factor has protein sequence MADSFGPMHDGDADDGVTDMGPDTGSPRKEPIRVLVVDDHALFRRGLEIVLAAEEDIQVVGEAGDGAEAVDKAADLLPDIVLMDVRMPKRGGIEACTSIKEVAPSAKIIMLTISDEEADLYEAIKAGATGYLLKEISTDEVATAIRAVADGQSQISPSMASKLLTEFKSMIQRTDERRLVPAPRLTDRELEVLKLVATGMNNRDIAKELFISENTVKNHVRNILEKLQLHSRMEAVVYAMREKILEIR, from the coding sequence ATGGCGGACAGTTTCGGACCGATGCATGACGGGGACGCCGACGACGGCGTTACCGACATGGGCCCGGACACGGGCTCACCACGCAAGGAGCCGATCCGTGTCCTGGTCGTGGACGACCACGCCCTCTTCCGGCGGGGACTGGAGATCGTGCTCGCGGCCGAGGAGGACATCCAGGTCGTGGGCGAGGCCGGCGACGGCGCGGAGGCCGTCGACAAGGCCGCCGACCTGCTGCCCGACATCGTCCTGATGGACGTACGGATGCCCAAGCGGGGCGGTATCGAGGCCTGCACCTCCATCAAGGAGGTCGCGCCCAGCGCGAAGATCATCATGCTGACGATCAGCGATGAGGAAGCCGACCTCTACGAAGCGATCAAGGCGGGCGCGACCGGTTATCTCCTCAAGGAGATCTCCACGGACGAGGTGGCGACCGCCATTCGCGCGGTCGCCGACGGACAGTCGCAGATCAGCCCGTCCATGGCGTCGAAGCTGCTCACCGAGTTCAAGTCGATGATCCAGCGGACGGACGAGCGCCGGCTCGTTCCCGCGCCCCGGCTCACCGACCGTGAGCTGGAAGTCCTCAAACTCGTCGCCACCGGAATGAACAACCGCGATATCGCCAAGGAGTTGTTCATCTCCGAGAACACCGTGAAGAACCATGTGCGCAACATCCTGGAGAAGTTGCAGCTGCACTCCAGGATGGAGGCCGTGGTCTATGCGATGCGGGAGAAGATCCTAGAGATCCGCTAG
- the hpf gene encoding ribosome hibernation-promoting factor, HPF/YfiA family: MDIVVKGRKTEVPERFRKHVAEKLKLEKIQKLDGKVISLDVEVSKEPNPRQADRCDRVEITLRSRGPVIRAEAAASDPYAALDLAAEKLDARLRKQHDKRFSRRGARRISAAEVPDHVPGAATLNGNGHPVQDEEPDGVPTKKIGSLEVKGEGPLIVREKTHVASPMTLDQALYEMELVGHDFYLFVDSETKEPSVVYRRHAYDYGVIHLSTDPMVAQAQPPAAGGTLGG; the protein is encoded by the coding sequence GTGGACATCGTCGTCAAGGGCCGCAAGACCGAGGTGCCCGAGCGGTTCCGCAAGCACGTGGCCGAGAAGCTGAAGCTGGAGAAGATCCAGAAGCTCGACGGCAAGGTGATCAGCCTCGACGTCGAGGTGTCCAAGGAGCCCAACCCCCGACAGGCCGACCGCTGTGACCGAGTGGAGATCACGCTCCGCTCCCGCGGTCCGGTGATCCGGGCGGAGGCGGCGGCAAGCGATCCGTACGCGGCGCTCGACCTGGCGGCGGAAAAGCTGGACGCCCGGCTGCGCAAGCAGCACGACAAGCGTTTCTCACGGCGCGGAGCACGCCGGATCTCGGCCGCCGAGGTCCCCGACCACGTGCCGGGCGCGGCGACGCTCAACGGCAACGGCCACCCCGTCCAGGACGAAGAGCCGGACGGCGTCCCCACCAAGAAGATCGGCTCGCTGGAAGTGAAGGGCGAAGGCCCCCTCATCGTCCGCGAGAAGACCCACGTCGCCTCCCCGATGACCCTCGACCAGGCTCTGTACGAGATGGAGCTGGTCGGGCACGACTTCTATCTGTTCGTCGACTCCGAGACCAAGGAACCGAGTGTCGTCTACCGACGGCACGCCTACGACTACGGCGTCATCCACCTCAGCACGGACCCGATGGTCGCCCAGGCGCAGCCTCCCGCGGCCGGTGGCACGCTGGGTGGCTGA
- the mtnA gene encoding S-methyl-5-thioribose-1-phosphate isomerase: MADQYAQSGEDNRPTEIPAIRWDEPPEGPVLVLLDQTRLPAEEVELVCTDAPALVEAIRSLAVRGAPLLGIAGAYGVALAAARGFDVDDAANALAGARPTAVNLAVGVRRAQSAYRAELARSGDAGEAAVAALTAARTLHREDAEASARMAERGLALLDELLPGGGHRILTHCNTGSLVSGGEGTAFAVALAAQRAGRLRRLWVDETRPLLQGARLTAYEAARTGMAYTLLTDNAAGSLFAAGEVDAVLIGADRIAADGSVANKVGSYPLAVLARYHHVPFIVVAPVTTVDPDTPDGASIEVEQRAGFEVTEIAVPQAPVTGAGGGVPVAPLGTQAYNPAFDVTPPELVTAIVTEEGTVSPVTAEALAEVCARSPQVAIG; the protein is encoded by the coding sequence ATGGCTGATCAGTACGCGCAATCCGGCGAGGACAACCGGCCGACCGAGATACCGGCGATCCGCTGGGACGAGCCACCCGAAGGGCCTGTGCTGGTCCTGCTGGACCAGACGAGGCTGCCGGCAGAGGAGGTCGAACTGGTCTGTACGGACGCGCCCGCGCTGGTGGAGGCGATCCGCTCGCTCGCCGTACGCGGGGCGCCACTGCTCGGGATCGCGGGCGCCTACGGAGTCGCGCTCGCCGCCGCGCGGGGCTTCGACGTGGACGACGCCGCGAACGCGCTGGCGGGTGCCCGGCCGACCGCGGTGAACCTGGCCGTCGGCGTGCGCCGGGCGCAGTCCGCGTACCGGGCCGAACTCGCCAGGAGCGGTGACGCCGGGGAGGCCGCGGTGGCGGCGTTGACCGCGGCGCGGACGCTGCACCGGGAGGACGCCGAGGCCAGCGCGCGGATGGCGGAGCGTGGGCTGGCGCTGCTGGACGAGTTGTTGCCAGGTGGTGGGCACCGGATCCTGACGCACTGCAACACCGGTTCGCTGGTGTCGGGTGGTGAGGGGACGGCGTTCGCGGTGGCGCTGGCCGCGCAGCGGGCGGGGCGGTTGAGGCGGCTGTGGGTGGACGAGACGCGGCCGTTGTTGCAGGGCGCCCGGCTGACGGCGTACGAGGCCGCGCGCACCGGTATGGCGTACACCCTGCTCACCGACAACGCGGCGGGTTCGCTGTTCGCGGCGGGCGAGGTGGACGCGGTGCTGATCGGGGCGGACCGGATCGCGGCCGACGGGTCGGTGGCGAACAAGGTGGGGAGCTATCCGCTCGCGGTGCTGGCGCGCTACCACCATGTGCCGTTCATCGTGGTGGCGCCGGTGACGACGGTGGATCCGGACACGCCGGACGGGGCGTCCATCGAGGTGGAGCAGCGGGCTGGGTTCGAGGTCACCGAGATCGCGGTGCCGCAGGCGCCGGTGACGGGCGCGGGCGGCGGGGTGCCGGTGGCGCCGCTGGGGACGCAGGCGTACAACCCGGCGTTCGACGTGACGCCGCCCGAGCTGGTGACCGCGATCGTCACGGAGGAGGGCACGGTGTCGCCGGTGACGGCGGAGGCGCTGGCCGAGGTGTGTGCGCGGTCGCCGCAGGTGGCGATCGGCTGA
- a CDS encoding GNAT family N-acetyltransferase: MEPVTLTTGRLLLRTVGPPDTDTVYEAAQDPEIQRWTTIPSPYLREHAESFTDQLVPDGWANGSMFTWGLFLPEGEELVGMLGLSMRSMSAAEVGFWGTKEHRGNGYVTEAVLAASRWAFTQLSIDRVEWRAEVGNRPSRAVAERCGFTVEGVLRSGLVHQGVRRDCWVGSLLPSDLGLPSTAPYLPARTELS; the protein is encoded by the coding sequence ATGGAACCCGTCACGCTCACCACCGGCCGCCTCCTGCTGCGCACGGTCGGCCCGCCGGACACCGACACCGTGTACGAGGCCGCCCAGGATCCCGAGATCCAGCGCTGGACCACGATCCCCTCGCCCTATCTGCGCGAGCACGCCGAGAGCTTCACGGACCAACTGGTCCCGGACGGCTGGGCGAACGGATCGATGTTCACGTGGGGCCTCTTCCTCCCCGAAGGGGAGGAACTGGTGGGCATGCTCGGGCTGTCCATGCGTTCCATGAGCGCGGCGGAGGTCGGCTTCTGGGGCACGAAGGAGCACCGGGGCAACGGCTATGTCACCGAGGCCGTCCTCGCCGCGTCCCGCTGGGCCTTCACCCAGCTGTCGATCGACCGCGTGGAATGGCGCGCGGAGGTCGGCAACCGTCCCTCGCGCGCGGTGGCGGAGCGCTGCGGTTTCACCGTGGAGGGCGTCCTGCGCTCGGGCCTCGTCCACCAGGGCGTACGCCGGGACTGCTGGGTGGGCTCCCTGCTCCCGTCGGACCTGGGTCTGCCGTCGACGGCGCCGTATCTGCCGGCCCGCACCGAGCTGTCGTAG
- the mtrA gene encoding two-component system response regulator MtrA yields the protein MMSFMKGRVLVVDDDTALAEMLGIVLRGEGFEPSFVADGDKALAAFRESKPDLVLLDLMLPGRDGIEVCRLIRAESGVPIVMLTAKSDTVDVVVGLESGADDYIVKPFKPKELVARIRARLRRSEEPAPEQLAIGDLVIDVAGHSVKRDGQSIALTPLEFDLLVALARKPWQVFTREVLLEQVWGYRHAADTRLVNVHVQRLRSKVEKDPERPEIVVTVRGVGYKAGPS from the coding sequence ATGATGTCGTTTATGAAGGGACGAGTCCTTGTCGTCGACGACGACACCGCACTGGCCGAGATGCTCGGCATTGTGCTGCGTGGTGAAGGTTTTGAGCCGTCTTTCGTAGCCGACGGCGACAAGGCGCTGGCCGCGTTCCGGGAGAGCAAACCCGACCTGGTGCTGCTGGACCTGATGCTGCCCGGACGGGACGGCATCGAGGTGTGCCGGCTGATCAGGGCCGAGTCGGGTGTGCCGATCGTGATGCTGACGGCCAAGAGCGACACCGTTGACGTGGTGGTCGGGCTGGAGTCCGGCGCCGACGACTACATCGTGAAGCCGTTCAAGCCGAAGGAGCTGGTCGCGCGGATCCGGGCGAGGCTTCGGAGGTCCGAGGAGCCCGCGCCCGAGCAGCTCGCCATCGGTGACCTCGTCATCGACGTGGCCGGCCACTCGGTGAAGCGGGACGGGCAGTCGATCGCGCTGACGCCGCTGGAGTTCGACCTGCTGGTCGCGCTCGCGCGCAAGCCGTGGCAGGTGTTCACGCGCGAGGTGCTGCTCGAGCAGGTGTGGGGCTACCGGCACGCCGCCGACACCCGGCTGGTGAACGTTCACGTGCAGCGGCTGCGCTCCAAGGTCGAGAAGGACCCCGAGCGGCCCGAGATCGTGGTGACCGTCCGTGGGGTGGGATACAAGGCAGGACCCAGCTGA
- a CDS encoding winged helix-turn-helix domain-containing protein, with amino-acid sequence MTTPRPSTELTADEARRIALRAQGFLGTPDRRSGVRGVLRHLGAVQLDTISVLARSHELIPYARLGAVGRKTVENAYWTETHAFEYWSHAACILPIEEWPHFAFRRRAYRSRPHWNHDLPEGTYEQVIKQLRTEGPLTATELGGAKKTSEWWDWSGTKVAVERALMYGEVVCVERRGWKRVYDLAERAVPEALLHDELDDSECLRRLVRLAGQSLGVGTRADIADYHRLKAEQVDAVIADSGLVPVTVEGWGKPAWADPEALETPPRGRHRTTLLSPFDSLVWERARTERIFGFTHRLEAYVPKPKRIHGYFAMPVLAGGRLVGRVDPAREGSTLVARQVTLDGPKAVPAVAQALVEAASWVDCADVRVERVDAPELRAPLTKALADL; translated from the coding sequence ATGACGACCCCGCGTCCCTCGACCGAACTGACCGCCGACGAAGCCCGCCGCATCGCCCTGCGCGCCCAGGGTTTCCTCGGCACCCCCGACCGCCGCTCCGGCGTCCGCGGCGTCCTGCGCCACCTGGGCGCGGTCCAGCTCGACACCATCTCGGTCCTCGCCCGCTCCCATGAACTCATCCCGTACGCCCGCCTGGGAGCGGTCGGCCGCAAGACCGTCGAGAACGCGTACTGGACCGAGACACACGCCTTCGAGTACTGGTCCCACGCGGCCTGCATCCTCCCCATCGAGGAATGGCCCCACTTCGCGTTCCGCCGCCGCGCCTACCGCAGCCGCCCGCACTGGAACCACGACCTCCCCGAGGGCACCTACGAGCAGGTCATCAAGCAGCTCCGCACCGAAGGCCCCCTCACGGCCACGGAGTTGGGCGGCGCGAAGAAGACCAGCGAGTGGTGGGACTGGTCGGGCACCAAGGTCGCCGTGGAGCGGGCCCTCATGTACGGCGAGGTCGTCTGCGTGGAGCGCCGCGGCTGGAAGCGGGTGTACGACCTCGCCGAGCGCGCCGTCCCGGAGGCGCTGCTCCACGACGAGCTGGACGACTCCGAGTGCCTGCGCCGCCTGGTCCGCCTCGCCGGCCAGTCCCTCGGCGTCGGCACGCGCGCGGACATCGCCGACTACCACCGCCTCAAGGCCGAGCAGGTCGACGCGGTGATCGCCGACTCGGGCCTGGTGCCGGTCACGGTCGAGGGCTGGGGCAAGCCCGCCTGGGCCGACCCGGAGGCCCTGGAGACCCCGCCCCGCGGCCGCCACCGTACGACCCTGCTGTCGCCGTTCGACTCCCTGGTCTGGGAACGCGCGCGTACGGAGCGGATCTTCGGCTTCACCCATCGCCTGGAGGCCTACGTCCCCAAGCCGAAGCGGATCCACGGCTACTTCGCGATGCCGGTCCTGGCCGGCGGCCGTCTCGTCGGCCGGGTGGACCCGGCCCGCGAGGGCAGCACCCTGGTGGCCCGCCAGGTCACGCTGGACGGCCCGAAGGCGGTCCCGGCGGTCGCCCAGGCGCTGGTCGAGGCGGCGAGCTGGGTGGACTGCGCGGACGTACGCGTGGAGCGGGTGGACGCGCCCGAACTGCGCGCGCCCCTCACCAAGGCGCTAGCGGATCTCTAG
- the mtrB gene encoding MtrAB system histidine kinase MtrB: MSGDSAASSPGRTGVDAGRPVGRKSAGSRWGRFFEGGLLQGGVQGSPVLRLFMRWVRRPLLPVMRLWRRNIQLKVVATTLLMSLGVVLLLGFVVIGQVRNGLLDAKVKASQSQATGGFASAKQKADTALSADGEDGAGADGRANQNVSSWMGDLVESLSSGGQGAFDVVTLPAAGDDSGGRGPRASGLVDPTSSVPEDLRERVDSDSALAAQKYTRIQYTNGAESQPALIIGKQVDDPNGDPYQLYYLFPLTQEEKSLSLVKGTLATAGLFVVVLLGAIAWLVVRQVVTPVRMAAGIAERLSAGRLQERMKVTGEDDIARLGEAFNKMAQNLQLKIQQLEDLSRMQRRFVSDVSHELRTPLTTVRMAADVIHDAREDFDPVTARSAELLADQLDRFESLLADLLEISRFDAGAAALEAEPIDLREVVQRVVSGAAPLAERKGTRIQVRGDQQPVVAEADARRVERVLRNLVVNAVEHGEGRDVVVKLASAGGAVAVAVRDYGVGLKPGEATRVFSRFWRADPARARTTGGTGLGLSIALEDARLHGGWLQAWGEPGGGSQFRLTLPRTADEPLRGSPIPLEPKDSRRNRGLNDAGLPRGADDGEKRATVPVQTSGEQTPARAPLTPRMNAAPPTADPTALPGNGARVVPRPTGGARPADDSANGPDTPPQEASSDASSPDTRNAGSEDRSKQGEASRGR, translated from the coding sequence ATGTCCGGAGACAGTGCCGCTTCGTCGCCCGGGCGGACCGGGGTCGATGCGGGGCGGCCTGTCGGACGGAAGTCCGCGGGCTCCCGGTGGGGGCGCTTCTTCGAGGGCGGGTTGCTTCAGGGCGGGGTCCAGGGCAGTCCGGTCCTGAGGCTGTTCATGCGCTGGGTGCGCCGGCCTCTGCTGCCCGTCATGCGGCTGTGGCGGCGCAACATCCAGCTCAAGGTCGTGGCCACGACCCTGTTGATGTCGCTGGGTGTCGTACTCCTGCTCGGCTTCGTCGTCATCGGGCAGGTGCGCAACGGCCTGCTGGACGCCAAGGTGAAGGCCTCGCAGAGCCAGGCCACCGGCGGTTTCGCGTCGGCCAAGCAGAAGGCCGACACCGCGCTGAGCGCGGACGGGGAGGACGGCGCGGGCGCGGACGGCCGCGCCAACCAGAACGTCAGCTCATGGATGGGCGACCTGGTGGAGTCGCTCTCCAGCGGCGGCCAGGGCGCCTTCGACGTCGTCACGCTGCCCGCCGCAGGTGACGACAGCGGCGGGCGCGGCCCGCGTGCCTCAGGCCTCGTCGACCCCACCTCCAGCGTCCCCGAGGACCTGCGGGAGCGCGTCGACAGCGACAGCGCCCTCGCCGCCCAGAAGTACACCCGCATCCAGTACACCAACGGCGCCGAGTCACAGCCGGCGCTGATCATCGGCAAGCAGGTCGACGACCCGAACGGCGACCCGTACCAGCTCTACTACCTCTTCCCGCTCACCCAGGAGGAGAAGTCGCTGAGCCTGGTCAAGGGGACGCTGGCGACGGCCGGGCTGTTCGTCGTCGTCCTCCTCGGGGCCATCGCCTGGCTCGTGGTGCGGCAGGTCGTCACGCCGGTGCGGATGGCGGCCGGGATCGCCGAGCGGCTCTCCGCCGGGCGGCTCCAGGAACGTATGAAGGTCACCGGTGAGGACGACATCGCCCGCCTCGGTGAGGCCTTCAACAAGATGGCGCAGAACCTTCAGTTGAAGATCCAGCAGCTGGAGGACCTGTCGCGGATGCAGCGGCGGTTCGTGTCCGACGTGTCGCACGAGCTGCGGACCCCGCTGACGACCGTACGCATGGCCGCGGACGTCATCCATGACGCGCGCGAGGACTTCGACCCGGTGACCGCGCGGTCGGCGGAACTGCTCGCCGACCAACTGGACCGGTTCGAGTCGCTGCTCGCCGACCTGCTGGAGATCAGCCGGTTCGACGCGGGTGCGGCGGCGCTGGAGGCGGAGCCGATCGATCTGCGAGAAGTCGTGCAGCGGGTCGTCAGCGGGGCCGCGCCGCTCGCCGAGCGCAAGGGCACGCGGATACAGGTGCGGGGCGACCAGCAGCCCGTCGTCGCCGAGGCCGACGCGCGGCGGGTGGAGCGGGTGCTGCGCAACCTCGTCGTCAATGCCGTCGAGCACGGTGAGGGCCGGGACGTCGTCGTCAAGCTCGCCTCGGCGGGCGGGGCCGTCGCGGTCGCGGTGCGCGACTACGGGGTCGGGCTCAAGCCCGGCGAGGCCACGCGCGTGTTCAGCCGCTTCTGGCGGGCCGACCCGGCACGCGCGCGTACCACCGGCGGCACGGGGCTCGGGCTGTCCATCGCCCTGGAGGACGCGCGACTGCACGGCGGCTGGCTCCAGGCGTGGGGCGAGCCGGGCGGCGGCTCGCAGTTCCGGCTGACGCTGCCGCGGACCGCGGACGAACCGCTGAGGGGCTCGCCGATACCGCTGGAACCCAAGGACTCACGTCGTAACCGTGGACTTAATGACGCCGGATTGCCGCGCGGGGCGGACGACGGGGAGAAGCGCGCCACCGTACCGGTGCAGACGTCGGGTGAGCAGACGCCCGCGCGGGCGCCGCTCACGCCCCGGATGAACGCCGCGCCCCCCACCGCCGACCCCACCGCGCTGCCCGGCAACGGCGCGCGCGTGGTGCCGCGGCCCACCGGGGGCGCACGACCGGCGGACGACAGCGCGAACGGCCCGGACACGCCGCCCCAGGAGGCGTCCTCGGACGCGTCATCGCCCGACACCCGGAACGCCGGGTCGGAGGACCGCAGCAAGCAAGGGGAGGCCAGCCGTGGGCGCTGA